One stretch of Cyclopterus lumpus isolate fCycLum1 chromosome 10, fCycLum1.pri, whole genome shotgun sequence DNA includes these proteins:
- the grhpra gene encoding glyoxylate reductase/hydroxypyruvate reductase isoform X2: MQTVGKLMKVFVTRRIPQEGMKILSAGCEVSLWDSDEPVPRADLLKGVQGAHGLLCLLSDRIDAEVLGAAGPNLKVISTLSAGFDHLALDEIKKRGIRVGYTPDVLTDATAELTVALLLATARRLPEGLEEVKNGGWSSWKPLWLCGYGLSGSTVGVIGLGRIGVAIARRLMPFGVNRLLYSGRTAKAYAAEVNGEFVPLDTLLSESDFIVVSCSLTPETQELCDKAFFSKMKNTAVFVNSSRGAVVNQEDLYEALNNGQIAAAGLDVTTPEPLPINHPLLTLKNCVVLPHIGSATHSTRGIMGALSAQNLVAGLQGTDMPNELTF; encoded by the exons ATGCAGACAGTTGGAAAACTCATGAAAGTGTTCGTGACGAGGCGCATCCCGCAGGAGGGGATGAAGATCCTGTCAGCGGG ATGTGAGGTGTCTCTGTGGGACTCGGATGAACCCGTGCCGAGGGCAGACCTTCTGAAAGGTGTGCAGGGGGCTCATGGTCTTCTGTGTCTGCTGTCAGACCGGATCGATGCAGAGGTTCTGGGTGCCGCag GGCCTAACCTGAAAGTGATCAGCACCCTGTCCGCGGGATTTGACCACTTGGCACTTGACGAAATCAAAAAACG TGGTATACGTGTTGGATACACTCCAGATGTCCTGACTGACGCCACAGCAGAACTGACCGTAGCTCTACTGCTGGCCACCGCTCGCAGATTACCAGAAGGACTGGAGGAGGTCAAAAA TGGAGGCTGGAGCTCCTGGAAGCCTCTCTGGCTGTGTGGTTATGGTCTGTCTGGCAGCACAGTAGGAGTCATTGGCTTGGGACGCATTG GTGTGGCCATTGCTCGGAGACTTATGCCCTTTGGAGTGAACAGGCTGCTTTACTCTGGGAGAACAGCCAAAGCCTATGCTGCTGAGGTGAACGGAGAGTTTG TTCCCCTGGACACACTCCTGTCTGAGAGCGACTTTATAGTTGTTTCCTGCTCCCTGACACCAGAAACCCAGGAGCTGTGTGACAAGGCCTTCTTCAGCAAGATGAAAAACACAGCAGTCTTCGTCAACTCAAGCAG GGGAGCTGTGGTGAACCAGGAGGATCTGTACGAGGCTTTGAACAACGGCCAGATAGCTGCAGCTGGACTCGACGTCACAACACCTGAGCCACTCCCAATAAACCACCCTCTTCTGACATTAAAAAACTGTG TGGTGTTGCCACATATCGGCAGTGCCACCCACTCCACGAGAGGCATCATGGGAGCTTTGTCAGCCCAAAACCTGGTGGCAGGTTTACAGGGCACAGACATGCCGAATGAACTCACCTTCTAG
- the grhpra gene encoding glyoxylate reductase/hydroxypyruvate reductase isoform X1 produces the protein MQTVGKLMKVFVTRRIPQEGMKILSAGGVCEVSLWDSDEPVPRADLLKGVQGAHGLLCLLSDRIDAEVLGAAGPNLKVISTLSAGFDHLALDEIKKRGIRVGYTPDVLTDATAELTVALLLATARRLPEGLEEVKNGGWSSWKPLWLCGYGLSGSTVGVIGLGRIGVAIARRLMPFGVNRLLYSGRTAKAYAAEVNGEFVPLDTLLSESDFIVVSCSLTPETQELCDKAFFSKMKNTAVFVNSSRGAVVNQEDLYEALNNGQIAAAGLDVTTPEPLPINHPLLTLKNCVVLPHIGSATHSTRGIMGALSAQNLVAGLQGTDMPNELTF, from the exons ATGCAGACAGTTGGAAAACTCATGAAAGTGTTCGTGACGAGGCGCATCCCGCAGGAGGGGATGAAGATCCTGTCAGCGGGGGGAGt ATGTGAGGTGTCTCTGTGGGACTCGGATGAACCCGTGCCGAGGGCAGACCTTCTGAAAGGTGTGCAGGGGGCTCATGGTCTTCTGTGTCTGCTGTCAGACCGGATCGATGCAGAGGTTCTGGGTGCCGCag GGCCTAACCTGAAAGTGATCAGCACCCTGTCCGCGGGATTTGACCACTTGGCACTTGACGAAATCAAAAAACG TGGTATACGTGTTGGATACACTCCAGATGTCCTGACTGACGCCACAGCAGAACTGACCGTAGCTCTACTGCTGGCCACCGCTCGCAGATTACCAGAAGGACTGGAGGAGGTCAAAAA TGGAGGCTGGAGCTCCTGGAAGCCTCTCTGGCTGTGTGGTTATGGTCTGTCTGGCAGCACAGTAGGAGTCATTGGCTTGGGACGCATTG GTGTGGCCATTGCTCGGAGACTTATGCCCTTTGGAGTGAACAGGCTGCTTTACTCTGGGAGAACAGCCAAAGCCTATGCTGCTGAGGTGAACGGAGAGTTTG TTCCCCTGGACACACTCCTGTCTGAGAGCGACTTTATAGTTGTTTCCTGCTCCCTGACACCAGAAACCCAGGAGCTGTGTGACAAGGCCTTCTTCAGCAAGATGAAAAACACAGCAGTCTTCGTCAACTCAAGCAG GGGAGCTGTGGTGAACCAGGAGGATCTGTACGAGGCTTTGAACAACGGCCAGATAGCTGCAGCTGGACTCGACGTCACAACACCTGAGCCACTCCCAATAAACCACCCTCTTCTGACATTAAAAAACTGTG TGGTGTTGCCACATATCGGCAGTGCCACCCACTCCACGAGAGGCATCATGGGAGCTTTGTCAGCCCAAAACCTGGTGGCAGGTTTACAGGGCACAGACATGCCGAATGAACTCACCTTCTAG
- the grhpra gene encoding glyoxylate reductase/hydroxypyruvate reductase isoform X3, protein MVPNWIHIIVTIHGPNLKVISTLSAGFDHLALDEIKKRGIRVGYTPDVLTDATAELTVALLLATARRLPEGLEEVKNGGWSSWKPLWLCGYGLSGSTVGVIGLGRIGVAIARRLMPFGVNRLLYSGRTAKAYAAEVNGEFVPLDTLLSESDFIVVSCSLTPETQELCDKAFFSKMKNTAVFVNSSRGAVVNQEDLYEALNNGQIAAAGLDVTTPEPLPINHPLLTLKNCVVLPHIGSATHSTRGIMGALSAQNLVAGLQGTDMPNELTF, encoded by the exons ATGGTCCCCAATTGGATTCATATAATTGTTACAATTCATG GGCCTAACCTGAAAGTGATCAGCACCCTGTCCGCGGGATTTGACCACTTGGCACTTGACGAAATCAAAAAACG TGGTATACGTGTTGGATACACTCCAGATGTCCTGACTGACGCCACAGCAGAACTGACCGTAGCTCTACTGCTGGCCACCGCTCGCAGATTACCAGAAGGACTGGAGGAGGTCAAAAA TGGAGGCTGGAGCTCCTGGAAGCCTCTCTGGCTGTGTGGTTATGGTCTGTCTGGCAGCACAGTAGGAGTCATTGGCTTGGGACGCATTG GTGTGGCCATTGCTCGGAGACTTATGCCCTTTGGAGTGAACAGGCTGCTTTACTCTGGGAGAACAGCCAAAGCCTATGCTGCTGAGGTGAACGGAGAGTTTG TTCCCCTGGACACACTCCTGTCTGAGAGCGACTTTATAGTTGTTTCCTGCTCCCTGACACCAGAAACCCAGGAGCTGTGTGACAAGGCCTTCTTCAGCAAGATGAAAAACACAGCAGTCTTCGTCAACTCAAGCAG GGGAGCTGTGGTGAACCAGGAGGATCTGTACGAGGCTTTGAACAACGGCCAGATAGCTGCAGCTGGACTCGACGTCACAACACCTGAGCCACTCCCAATAAACCACCCTCTTCTGACATTAAAAAACTGTG TGGTGTTGCCACATATCGGCAGTGCCACCCACTCCACGAGAGGCATCATGGGAGCTTTGTCAGCCCAAAACCTGGTGGCAGGTTTACAGGGCACAGACATGCCGAATGAACTCACCTTCTAG